Proteins from a genomic interval of Arachis hypogaea cultivar Tifrunner chromosome 10, arahy.Tifrunner.gnm2.J5K5, whole genome shotgun sequence:
- the LOC140175692 gene encoding uncharacterized protein has protein sequence MPGLDRSLMEHRLALKLNARPMKQTPRHFAPKINVKIKEEIECLIKAKSIRTASYVEWVLNIVPVMKKNGKLRVCIDFRDLNNASLKDEYFMPIADMLINSAAENEILSFMDGYSGYNQIFITEDDVAKTAFRCPGALGTYEWVVMPSGLKNAGATYQRAMNAIFHEFIGTFMEVYIDDVMVKSISCYMVAKSVKFIAQTDLVKYKLSFPMLRGRLGKWMLALTEFDLQYVPTKAVKGQVIADFLMGNLKGLNDQRANIVDVEINYWKLYFDGSKHKDGAGVRILIISPEGIPSEFWFELKYPCFNNVAEYEALILGLEILIDKGALEVSLMHIPRIHNEIANELAQIASRYRVGPETLKKLSGIHQILVPANEREVLCMDKWEDSDWRKPIALYLKDPNIVVDRKIKLQSMNFVLLADDLYKKGIDESLLRCLSRDDQNIAIGEVHNGICGAHQARKKMRWVEAVPLIEVGQSEIIDFVEEHITHRFEIPQTLSTDQRTMFTSQRVKNFTASRSINMVTSTPYYAQANGQVEAANKILISLIKSTSEISLEHGMKL, from the exons ATGCCTGGTCTCGATCGTTCACTAATGGAACATCGATTAGCATTGAAGCTTAATGCTCGACCTATGAAACAAACTCCAAGACATTTTGCTcctaaaattaatgttaaaattaaagaagaaatagaatgTTTGATCAAGGCAAAATCTATTCGAACTGCTAGTTATGTGGAGTGGGTATTGAATATTGTCCCAGTGATGAAGAAAAATGGGAAATTAAGAGTATGTATCGATTTTCGCGATTTAAATAATGCTAGCCTAAAGGATGAATATTTCATGCCAATTGCGGATATGTTGATCAATTCTGCAGCGGAAAATGAAATTCTTAGTTTCATGGACGGTtattctggatataaccaaattttCATTACGGAAGATGATGTGGCTAAAACTGCTTTCCGTTGTCCTGGGGCACTAGGTACATATGAATGGGTAGTTATGCCTTCTGGTTTAAAGAATGCTGGAGCAACATATCAGCGAGCAATGAATGCTATTTTCCATGAATTTATTGGAACGTTCATGGAAGTATATATCGATGACGTAATGGTCAAATCGATTTCT TGTTATATGGTGGCTAAATCCGTGAAATTTATAGCACAAACCGATCTTGTAAAATATAAGTTGAGTTTCCCTATGTTAAGGGGACGTTTGGGAAAATGGATGTTGGCATTAACAGAATTTGATTTACAATATGTTCCAACCAAGGCTGTGAAAGGACAGGTCATTGCAGACTTTCTTATGGGTAATTTGAAAGGTCTAAATGACCAGAGGGCAAATATAGTTGATGTAGAAATCAACTATTGGAAATTATATTTTGATGGATCTAAGCATAAAGATGGTGCAGGGGTTAGAATCCTCATTATTTCACCAGAGGGTATTCCATCAGAATTCTGGTTCGAGTTAAAGTATCCTTGTTTCAATAATGTGGCCGAATATGAGGCTCTGATTTTGGGTCTTGAAATTTTAATTGATAAAGGAGCTTTAGAG GtttccttgatgcatattcctagaattcataatgaaattgCTAATGAGTTAGCCCAAATTGCTTCGAGGTATCGGGTTGGTCCAGAGACTTTGAAAAAATTATCTGGTATCCATCAAATTTTAGTACCAGCAAATGAAAGAGAGGTTTTGTGTATGGATAAATGGGAGGATTCTGATTGGAGAAAGCCTATTGCTCTTTATTTAAAGGATCCCAATATTGTAGTGGatagaaagataaagttacaatcaatgaattttgttttattggcTGATGATTTGTATAAAAAAGGGATCGATGAAAGTTTGTTAAGATGCTTAAGTCGAGATGATCAAAATATCGCCATAGGTGAAGTCCATAATGGAATATGTGGTGCTCATCAGGCAAGAAAGAAGATGAGATGG GTTGAAGCAGTTCCCCTAATAGAAGTTGGCCAAAGTGAAATAATAGACTTTGTCGAAGAACATATTACCCATCGATTTGAAATTCCTCAAACGTTAAGTACTGATCAAAGAACCATGTTTACTAGTCAAAGAGTTAAAAATTTTACGGCATCGAGGAGTATTAATATGGTTACTTCAACTCCTTACTATGCACAGGCTAATGGGCAAGTAGAAGCAGCGAATAAAATCCTGATAAGTCTGATTAAAAGCACATCGGAAATAAGCCTCGAACATGGCATGAAACTTTAA
- the LOC140175693 gene encoding secreted RxLR effector protein 161-like, with the protein MGRPIAQLEYASAIGSLMYAMHYTRPHIAFAVCKLSRFTGKPSNQHWKAIIRVLGYLKKTINLGLHYSDYPAVLEGYSNASWITNLSDNKSTSRWIFTIGGGAIIWASKKQTCITHSTIEAEFVALSAVGKVAEWLRNLLYDIKLWPQQTTAISIFCDSESTMSRAYNKVYNGKSRHISLRHEFVRQLIDDGVITITYVRSQGNLVDPLTKGLSRDKIKETTAKMELKPIIAK; encoded by the coding sequence ATGGGAAGACCTATAGCACAATTAGAATATGCTAGTGCTATAGGAAGTTTAATGTATGCAATGCATTATACTAGACCTCATATAGCATTTGCTGTGTGCAAATTATCAAGGTTTACAGGAAAGCCTAGCAATCAACATTGGAAAGCTATAATCAGAGTTCTtggttatctcaagaaaaccataaacTTAGGATTACACTATAGTGATTATCCCGCAGTTTTAGAAGGTTATTCCAACGCAAGTTGGATTACAAATCTTAGTGACAACAAATCCACTTCAAGATGGATTTTCACCATAGGTGGTGGAGCAATAATTTGGGCCTCAAAGAAACAAACATGTATTACACATTCTACTATAGAGGCTGAGTTTGTAGCTTTATCAGCCGTAGGTAAAGTAGCGGAATGGTTAAgaaatttgttatatgatataaagcTATGGCCACAACAGACGACAGCCATTTCAATCTTCTGTGATAGTGAATCAACCATGTCTCGAGCatataataaggtttataatgGAAAGTCTAGACATATAAGTTTGAGACATGAGTTTGTGAGACAACTAATAGATGATGGTGTAATTACCATCACTTATGTAAGATCTCAAGGAAATTTAGTAGACCCTTTGACTAAAGGTTTGTCAAGGGATAAAATCAAAGAGACTACTGCTAAAATGGAATTAAAACCTATTATTGCTAAATGA